Proteins found in one Muntiacus reevesi chromosome 2, mMunRee1.1, whole genome shotgun sequence genomic segment:
- the LOC136158874 gene encoding orphan sodium- and chloride-dependent neurotransmitter transporter NTT5-like, with translation MDLIIAQVLPPEAHPPDSLYYDPSSIYPKWLNNLPEHIKNRILPNLTECNLSKELNKVMFGPGVVIVTFSDIISLFSGPTFWSIITFLLLVNLGLSTVIGIIQGIITPLQDTFSSLREHSKLLTVGVCVPMFLGSLLFVRPSGSYYVNLLDDYWVSLPLFFIVILETIAMAWIYGARSQTR, from the exons ATGGATCTGATCATTGCCCAGGTCCTGCCGCCTGAGGCCCACCCTCCGGACAGTCTGTACTATGATCCGAGCTCCATCTACCCCAAGTGGCTCAACAACCTCCCTGAACACATCAAAAACAGAATCCTACCCAATTTGACTGAATGCAACTTATCTAAGGAATTGAATAAG GTTATGTTCGGTCCAGGTGTGGTCATTGTGACATTTAGTGATATCATCTCTTTGTTTTCTGGACCCACTTTCTGGTCCATCATTACCTTCCTGTTGCTGGTGAACCTGGGGCTGAGCACTGTGATAGGAATCATACAAGGCATCATCACCCCTCTCCAGGATACTTTCTCTTCCCTCAGGGAGCATTCAAAGCTGCTCACAG TGGGTGTCTGTGTGCCTATGTTCCTGGGCAGCCTCCTTTTTGTGAGGCCCTCAGGCAGCTACTATGTGAACCTGCTGGATGACTACTGGGTATCTCTGCCCCTTTTCTTCATTGTCATCTTGGAGACCATTGCCATGGCCTGGATCTATGGGGCCAGGAG tcaAACGAGGTGA